A DNA window from Pseudodesulfovibrio thermohalotolerans contains the following coding sequences:
- a CDS encoding replication initiator protein A, whose product MTDIVKIDANFLERGLFALDRQYNERSFQSADGKFEIVCSATSVPVDVDHAVLIFLLHSAQNSVDENGEWEKVLSPTFLDILKGVGKNRPGKADYDRVRESLYRYSTARIEFHESFYERDQAGRQNRVSKSFSILSYEIDETGRPVIALDEIFLRQLRRTKFYRNLSFTEYRKLTQPLARRLFELLEKWTMSQDEWTIDARGLGKSLHMSERAASQIIKRVEAAIAKVNKATCGRYEMVAEKVRHGVFNLTFSLVGERFSVNDELEKKAKKKAKKTRTESPLKPETPVKTLSSEVLEALPEESRNDKTVTDLLAPLSTDEAVALIEHCKRKAQSKPIGYLVGIAKRNNLKTVAAGLSKNAAMAEALDGFTAEEISMFSRTWRYICNDGDESIREQCAQGGIDYDRLTAWVAATNKAQG is encoded by the coding sequence ATGACAGATATCGTGAAGATCGATGCGAACTTCTTGGAGCGCGGCCTCTTCGCACTTGATCGGCAGTACAACGAGAGGTCGTTCCAGTCGGCTGACGGCAAGTTCGAGATAGTGTGTTCTGCGACTTCCGTTCCGGTAGACGTTGACCACGCCGTCCTGATCTTCCTGCTTCATTCCGCGCAAAACAGCGTCGACGAAAATGGGGAGTGGGAAAAAGTGTTGTCGCCGACCTTCCTCGACATCCTTAAAGGGGTTGGCAAGAATCGCCCCGGCAAGGCCGACTACGACAGGGTCAGGGAGTCGTTGTATCGCTATTCGACGGCAAGGATCGAATTCCACGAATCTTTTTACGAGAGGGACCAGGCTGGGAGGCAGAACCGCGTATCGAAGTCGTTTTCGATATTGTCGTATGAGATCGACGAAACTGGCCGCCCAGTGATCGCCCTCGACGAGATATTCCTCCGGCAACTGCGAAGAACGAAGTTCTACCGCAATTTGTCGTTCACCGAATACCGCAAACTGACACAACCCCTCGCTAGACGTCTGTTTGAGCTGCTCGAGAAATGGACGATGTCGCAAGATGAATGGACGATTGATGCTAGGGGCCTCGGGAAAAGCCTGCATATGTCGGAACGCGCGGCATCGCAAATCATCAAGCGCGTTGAAGCCGCTATTGCGAAAGTCAACAAGGCGACATGCGGACGGTACGAGATGGTAGCGGAGAAGGTTCGCCACGGTGTTTTCAACCTGACATTCTCGCTCGTCGGCGAACGGTTTTCCGTCAATGACGAACTCGAGAAGAAGGCTAAGAAAAAGGCAAAGAAGACCCGGACGGAATCTCCCCTAAAGCCCGAAACGCCAGTCAAAACACTGTCCTCTGAGGTCCTGGAAGCCCTCCCTGAAGAATCCCGCAACGACAAGACTGTCACCGACCTCCTCGCACCCCTGTCGACCGACGAGGCCGTTGCCCTGATCGAGCATTGCAAGCGCAAAGCCCAGTCGAAGCCGATCGGCTATCTCGTCGGTATCGCAAAGCGCAACAACCTGAAAACGGTCGCCGCCGGGTTGTCAAAAAACGCCGCAATGGCCGAGGCGCTTGATGGATTCACCGCAGAAGAAATATCCATGTTCTCTCGGACTTGGAGGTACATCTGCAACGACGGCGACGAGTCGATACGCGAACAGTGCGCCCAGGGCGGCATCGACTACGACCGCCTGACAGCTTGGGTCGCAGCAACAAACAAGGCCCAGGGCTAA
- a CDS encoding efflux RND transporter periplasmic adaptor subunit, producing the protein MKMTQRGAVLSLLIISVLFALGGCNSETKAEAKAAPQHTPTVDVVTVEATPYSKVTELPGRISSVRNAEVKARVAGILLSRDFEEGSFVEKGQVLFHIDPAPYMAALAQAKADQAKANASMVDYEATLNRYDPLLKTGVISQQDYDTAAANYKVAKAQKEASEAAVRTASLDLSYATVEAPISGKIGAAYVTEGALVGKNEATALAKIQQLDPVYADINQPVSEYLQVRAAMNAGKDSGKKPEVSVHIENVNYTVKGRLLFSDVTVDEKTGQVSLRCEFPNKDGMLLPGMFTRIQIKMPADGTTIYLPQRAVSMSQVGGANVFVLDEQNTVQIRPVRTGGMRGNMWQIVEGLQAGERVITNGTNMLEPGMKVAPRQDAPAEVAAQ; encoded by the coding sequence ATGAAAATGACACAACGTGGGGCGGTTCTGTCCCTTTTAATTATTTCCGTCCTGTTCGCCCTCGGCGGCTGCAACAGTGAAACCAAGGCTGAAGCCAAGGCGGCACCGCAGCATACGCCCACCGTGGACGTCGTTACGGTGGAGGCGACCCCCTACAGCAAAGTAACCGAGTTGCCGGGCCGCATTTCTTCGGTCAGGAACGCCGAGGTCAAGGCCCGTGTGGCCGGTATACTGCTGTCGCGTGATTTCGAGGAAGGCAGCTTCGTGGAGAAGGGGCAGGTCCTGTTTCACATCGACCCGGCTCCCTACATGGCGGCCCTGGCCCAGGCCAAAGCCGATCAGGCCAAGGCCAACGCGAGCATGGTCGATTACGAGGCTACCCTCAATCGCTATGATCCCCTTCTCAAGACCGGGGTGATCAGCCAGCAGGACTATGATACCGCCGCTGCCAACTACAAGGTCGCCAAGGCGCAGAAGGAAGCATCGGAGGCCGCGGTCAGGACCGCGTCCCTGGATTTGAGCTACGCCACGGTCGAGGCCCCAATTTCCGGCAAGATCGGTGCGGCTTACGTCACCGAAGGCGCCTTGGTCGGCAAGAACGAGGCCACTGCCCTTGCTAAGATCCAGCAGCTTGATCCCGTTTACGCGGACATCAACCAGCCCGTGTCCGAATACCTGCAAGTGCGGGCCGCCATGAATGCGGGCAAGGATTCCGGCAAGAAGCCCGAGGTCTCGGTTCACATCGAGAATGTGAACTACACGGTCAAGGGCCGCCTTCTCTTTTCCGATGTGACCGTGGATGAAAAGACCGGCCAGGTTTCCCTGCGTTGCGAGTTCCCGAACAAGGACGGCATGCTGTTGCCCGGGATGTTCACCCGCATCCAGATCAAGATGCCCGCTGACGGCACCACCATCTATCTTCCGCAGCGGGCAGTCAGCATGTCCCAGGTGGGCGGCGCCAACGTCTTCGTGCTCGACGAGCAGAATACGGTGCAGATCCGTCCGGTCCGGACCGGCGGGATGCGAGGAAACATGTGGCAGATCGTGGAAGGCCTCCAGGCAGGCGAACGAGTGATCACCAACGGTACCAACATGCTCGAACCGGGTATGAAGGTTGCGCCGCGACAGGACGCACCCGCCGAGGTTGCGGCTCAGTAG
- the der gene encoding ribosome biogenesis GTPase Der gives MLPIVALVGRPNVGKSTLFNRLLRKSRSITHDMPGVTRDRIYGECIMGETRFDLIDTGGMVLESEATPELSKDFEDEIFEQARDAIDEANAIVFVVDGKEGLTPLDQQAAEFVRRSGKPVLMLVNKVDGSEFEAHMTAEFHSLGIDFLPVSAAHGYNLSEVRNRVRRFVKSLGLPTDVDDGVEKGLRLTMLGRPNAGKSSLVNAIIGKDRLIVSDVAGTTRDSIDVTFEKQGKRYTFVDTAGVRKRANIQDHLEKISVIRALKNSKRSDVTILTIDITLGVGRQDKRLIEFLAKEKTPFIVVVNKADLIPRSETSRALEAFREELRVIPHVPVVMTSAVKGVGIGKLLPLAETLRRECEIRVGTGELNRIMQAVVEKLQPPVVKRKRPKFYYVTQADEAIPTFVFFCNDHTLVKTSYVRYLENQFRKMLGIKSAPVNIVFRSSHDKKEWEKTRGISALGKRGPGRERIGGAKTRRHELKYKALKSKRRRDEKEAREKDGAGKKGK, from the coding sequence ATGTTGCCGATCGTCGCCTTGGTGGGCCGCCCCAATGTGGGCAAATCCACCCTTTTCAACCGACTTCTCAGAAAGTCGAGATCCATCACCCACGATATGCCGGGGGTGACGCGCGACCGCATCTACGGTGAGTGCATCATGGGCGAGACCCGGTTCGACCTTATCGATACCGGCGGCATGGTCCTGGAATCCGAGGCCACGCCCGAGCTGTCCAAGGACTTTGAGGACGAGATTTTCGAGCAGGCCCGGGACGCCATTGACGAAGCCAACGCCATCGTTTTCGTCGTGGACGGCAAGGAGGGGCTGACCCCCCTGGATCAACAGGCTGCGGAATTCGTGCGCAGGTCCGGCAAGCCGGTGCTCATGTTGGTCAATAAGGTGGACGGCAGCGAATTCGAAGCCCACATGACCGCAGAGTTTCATTCCCTGGGCATAGATTTTCTGCCCGTGTCGGCGGCTCATGGCTACAATCTGTCCGAAGTGCGCAATCGAGTCCGTCGATTTGTTAAAAGCCTCGGTCTGCCTACGGATGTGGACGACGGCGTGGAGAAGGGCTTGCGCCTGACCATGCTCGGCCGCCCCAACGCGGGCAAATCCTCGCTGGTCAACGCCATCATCGGCAAGGACAGGCTTATCGTCTCCGATGTGGCCGGAACTACCCGTGACTCCATTGATGTAACCTTCGAGAAGCAGGGCAAGCGGTATACCTTTGTCGACACGGCTGGTGTGCGCAAGCGAGCCAACATCCAGGACCATCTGGAGAAGATCAGCGTCATTCGCGCGCTCAAGAATTCCAAGCGGTCCGACGTGACCATTCTGACGATCGACATCACGCTGGGCGTGGGGCGTCAGGACAAGCGGCTTATCGAGTTCCTGGCCAAGGAAAAGACCCCGTTTATCGTGGTGGTCAACAAGGCGGACCTTATTCCCCGCAGTGAGACCAGCCGCGCTCTGGAGGCGTTCCGGGAAGAGCTGCGCGTGATTCCGCATGTGCCCGTGGTCATGACCAGTGCCGTCAAGGGCGTGGGCATCGGCAAGCTCCTGCCCCTGGCCGAAACCTTGCGGCGGGAGTGCGAGATACGCGTCGGCACCGGCGAGCTTAATCGCATCATGCAGGCCGTGGTGGAGAAGCTCCAGCCTCCCGTGGTCAAACGCAAGCGGCCCAAGTTCTATTATGTCACCCAGGCGGACGAGGCCATTCCCACTTTCGTGTTCTTCTGCAACGATCACACCCTCGTCAAAACGTCCTACGTGCGCTACCTGGAGAACCAGTTCCGCAAGATGCTCGGCATCAAGTCCGCGCCCGTGAACATCGTTTTCCGCTCCAGCCACGACAAGAAGGAGTGGGAGAAGACCCGCGGCATCTCGGCCTTGGGCAAACGCGGCCCGGGCCGCGAACGCATCGGCGGAGCCAAGACCCGCAGACACGAGCTCAAGTACAAGGCGCTCAAGAGCAAACGCCGCCGCGATGAAAAAGAGGCCCGGGAAAAGGACGGAGCCGGGAAAAAAGGCAAATAG
- a CDS encoding tyrosine-type recombinase/integrase, whose translation MARFTLDTERVKTKKRGIVYRAWLREGRTKLASKQGFATVREAKEWANEKETEILRMRELEALEAERATRITFLSASNDYLDWGKPRWGKGTYGGKVGIYARFLEFLAQHHPDGIDAELDDVPSPLIERYMYHASAQEGCSNKTGNRHCREIGAVWTHAITRGLMDGIRRTKQYIDNPTRDIKPFTVEEYSRPVPTYETVQLYRGEASPGDESDYIEIMCNTIQRGRSIRTLEWTNVKLTERKAGFKHGKRDGTITTVWIHLNDTVYEILKRRFRERETDSPFVFVNPLSGNRYQRNASLIKHLFTNIKKRLEKRLKIEIEHVTGHALRHWGSHMLDNAEVPEERIGKMLDHQRPSTTKIYLEKMRVDEGVANKLEEISKNGPRKPKYLKVVK comes from the coding sequence ATGGCGAGATTCACGCTAGACACGGAAAGGGTCAAGACCAAGAAACGGGGCATCGTGTACCGCGCATGGCTCCGAGAAGGCCGAACGAAACTTGCAAGCAAGCAAGGGTTTGCGACCGTAAGGGAAGCGAAGGAGTGGGCGAACGAGAAGGAGACGGAAATCCTCCGGATGCGGGAGCTGGAAGCACTGGAAGCGGAGAGGGCGACCCGCATAACCTTCTTAAGCGCATCAAACGATTACCTTGACTGGGGTAAGCCGAGGTGGGGGAAAGGGACGTATGGTGGGAAGGTCGGAATCTATGCTCGATTCCTTGAATTTCTCGCACAGCACCACCCTGACGGCATCGACGCGGAACTTGATGATGTCCCGTCACCGCTGATCGAGCGCTATATGTATCACGCCTCTGCGCAGGAGGGGTGTTCCAACAAAACCGGCAACCGGCATTGCCGGGAGATCGGTGCTGTGTGGACCCACGCCATCACCAGGGGGCTGATGGACGGGATCAGGCGGACAAAGCAATACATCGACAACCCGACCCGTGACATCAAGCCGTTCACCGTGGAAGAATACTCCCGGCCCGTGCCGACGTATGAAACGGTGCAGCTGTACCGTGGCGAGGCCAGTCCCGGTGACGAGTCGGACTACATCGAGATCATGTGCAACACGATCCAGCGCGGGAGGAGCATCAGGACGCTGGAATGGACGAACGTCAAGCTGACGGAACGAAAAGCCGGATTCAAACATGGGAAGCGGGACGGAACAATAACCACGGTCTGGATACACCTCAACGACACGGTATACGAGATCCTCAAGCGCCGGTTCCGGGAACGGGAAACCGACAGCCCGTTCGTATTCGTCAACCCCCTGTCCGGGAACCGGTATCAGCGCAACGCATCGCTCATCAAGCACCTGTTCACTAACATCAAGAAGCGGCTTGAAAAGCGCCTCAAGATCGAAATCGAACACGTGACCGGTCATGCCCTGCGGCATTGGGGGTCACACATGCTCGACAATGCCGAAGTCCCCGAGGAAAGAATCGGCAAAATGCTTGATCATCAGCGGCCGTCCACAACCAAGATCTACCTGGAGAAGATGCGGGTGGACGAGGGTGTTGCCAACAAGCTGGAGGAAATATCAAAAAACGGACCTCGGAAGCCGAAATACCTCAAAGTCGTCAAATAA
- a CDS encoding methyl-accepting chemotaxis protein, translating to MKMKSVNTAIALLISSSMAVAILAAVLWVNHDTRQTVFNEGKESMGNMVEQTMAALENYIAQTDEMAHMLASQQAVVDALAGGDAMPASLLFKDLLSSSDSYWAAFAFDKNGQVVAGYNAKKQNLVGADRSTREYAKVVLSGKADRYLSNDILVSKSGDGIMIFAAASTVRDRDGRIVGGVGLFPKWGNFTSKFIDPFRVAGSGYAFILDYKGRIIAHATNKELHLQDISDRDFARIALKTKKGETTYLWEGQKKYMVFDTLDTTGWTVVMSAYEDDLAAAALNQRNKLAVAGVALGVLLVGMLVFAVRRIIISPVENILDFASKVAGGDLQVRLEGRYKFEFRSLAEQIETMVQELKAKLGFSDGVLAGIALPCALVGSDHTVLWVNRQMCDLLKRNDPPESYAGVKPGAFFFGDSDVTTLSDRAVEQQKRLDEEMEYERVDGMTLNVQITSTPFYDMDGQLLGSLTIWIDVTEIRGQQKVIKTQNERISVAAGQAREISLSLSSAAEELSAQMEEGKRGSENQRARAGETASAMEEMNASVLDVARNASQAAEDADQAKTGAQHGQEMVDQVIEAVGEVQKRTEELRLSMEGLGAEAEDIGNVLGVITDIADQTNLLALNAAIEAARAGDAGRGFAVVADEVRKLAEKTMAATSEVGEAIHRIQDMTGRNIGATKQAAQAVERSTDLARESGNVLLEIVGRVETASDQVRIIATAAEEQSATSDEINRATDEINNISMDTYQVMQEANEAIQEVAAMAVRLNTVIEDMAASD from the coding sequence ATGAAGATGAAAAGCGTGAACACTGCCATCGCTCTGTTGATCTCCTCCAGTATGGCCGTTGCGATTCTGGCCGCGGTGCTTTGGGTCAACCACGACACCCGGCAAACCGTTTTCAATGAAGGCAAGGAATCCATGGGCAACATGGTCGAGCAGACCATGGCCGCATTGGAAAACTACATCGCCCAAACCGACGAGATGGCCCATATGCTCGCTTCGCAGCAGGCCGTTGTCGACGCCCTGGCCGGCGGGGACGCCATGCCCGCTTCCCTGCTGTTCAAGGACCTATTGTCCTCTTCGGACAGCTACTGGGCCGCTTTCGCCTTTGACAAAAACGGACAGGTGGTCGCCGGGTACAACGCCAAGAAGCAAAATCTGGTCGGCGCGGACCGCAGTACCCGCGAGTATGCCAAGGTCGTTCTTTCGGGCAAGGCCGACCGCTATCTCTCCAACGACATTCTCGTCTCCAAGAGCGGCGACGGAATCATGATTTTCGCCGCGGCCAGTACGGTTCGCGACCGGGACGGCCGGATCGTGGGCGGGGTTGGCCTGTTCCCCAAGTGGGGCAACTTTACTTCCAAGTTTATCGACCCCTTCCGCGTGGCGGGCAGTGGGTATGCGTTCATCCTTGATTACAAGGGCAGGATCATCGCCCACGCGACGAACAAGGAACTGCATCTTCAGGATATTTCGGATCGGGATTTCGCGCGGATTGCGCTGAAGACCAAAAAAGGCGAGACGACCTATCTTTGGGAAGGCCAAAAAAAGTACATGGTCTTCGATACCCTTGATACGACCGGCTGGACCGTGGTCATGAGCGCCTACGAGGATGATCTGGCGGCAGCGGCGTTAAACCAGCGCAACAAGCTGGCCGTGGCCGGCGTGGCCTTGGGCGTGCTGCTGGTGGGCATGTTGGTCTTCGCCGTGCGCAGGATCATCATTTCCCCGGTTGAGAATATTCTCGACTTCGCGTCCAAGGTGGCCGGAGGCGATTTGCAGGTGCGTCTCGAAGGCCGGTACAAGTTCGAGTTCCGGTCCTTGGCGGAACAGATCGAAACCATGGTTCAGGAGTTGAAGGCCAAGCTGGGCTTCTCCGATGGCGTATTGGCGGGAATAGCCTTGCCGTGTGCCCTGGTTGGCTCGGATCATACCGTGCTCTGGGTCAATCGGCAGATGTGCGATTTGCTCAAGCGCAACGATCCGCCAGAGAGTTACGCGGGGGTGAAACCCGGCGCGTTCTTTTTCGGCGATTCCGATGTCACAACCCTGTCCGACCGGGCAGTGGAGCAGCAGAAACGGCTGGATGAGGAAATGGAGTACGAACGTGTCGACGGCATGACCCTCAACGTACAGATCACCTCCACGCCGTTCTATGATATGGACGGCCAATTGCTCGGATCGTTGACCATTTGGATTGATGTGACCGAGATCCGGGGGCAGCAGAAGGTCATCAAGACGCAGAATGAGCGCATCTCCGTGGCAGCCGGTCAGGCCCGGGAGATTTCCCTGTCCCTGTCCAGCGCGGCCGAAGAACTCTCCGCCCAGATGGAGGAGGGCAAGCGCGGGTCCGAGAATCAGCGTGCCAGGGCGGGCGAGACCGCTTCCGCCATGGAAGAGATGAACGCCTCGGTGCTTGATGTGGCCCGCAACGCGAGCCAGGCTGCGGAAGACGCGGATCAGGCCAAGACCGGCGCGCAGCACGGACAGGAGATGGTCGACCAGGTTATCGAGGCCGTGGGCGAGGTGCAGAAGAGGACCGAGGAACTCAGGCTCTCCATGGAGGGACTCGGCGCCGAGGCCGAGGATATCGGCAACGTGCTTGGCGTAATCACGGACATTGCGGACCAGACCAACCTTTTGGCGCTCAACGCGGCGATCGAGGCGGCCCGGGCCGGAGACGCCGGGCGCGGGTTTGCCGTGGTGGCCGACGAGGTCCGCAAGCTGGCCGAGAAGACCATGGCCGCCACCAGCGAGGTGGGCGAGGCCATTCACCGTATTCAGGACATGACCGGGCGCAACATCGGGGCCACCAAGCAGGCGGCCCAGGCCGTTGAACGCAGCACCGACCTGGCCCGCGAGTCGGGGAATGTGCTGCTTGAGATCGTCGGCCGCGTGGAGACCGCTTCGGACCAGGTGCGGATTATCGCCACGGCCGCCGAGGAGCAGTCCGCCACCAGCGACGAGATCAATCGGGCCACGGACGAGATCAACAACATCTCCATGGATACGTATCAGGTCATGCAGGAGGCCAACGAGGCCATCCAGGAAGTGGCCGCAATGGCCGTCCGGCTCAACACCGTTATTGAGGACATGGCTGCTTCGGATTAA